A region of the Prochlorothrix hollandica PCC 9006 = CALU 1027 genome:
GTGACCCCCTGAATAATTACCACACCACACGACCCATTTAGGACTGCTGTAGTGCTCAACTTATTGGGCAACTTATTGGGCAACTTATTGAGCAATTTATTGAGCAGGGCACCTCGAAAAATCCAAATTCTCGCCCCTGTACCAACGCAAGAATAGGGGTTGTGGCGGGCGGCTCCGCCCAACCCAATTCATCGAGGTGCCCAGCAACCGATCCCGCTGGTAGCGTTAGCCTGAGACCATAAGCTGCGAAGGACGACAGTCCTGACTACCAATGAGGATATTCCCCCGAATTGCTCAGATTTTCTAGCCTGGGCAAGGTCTAACAGGGGTGGAGATGGTTTCTGGAAATGGCCCGGAAATGCTTTACTGGTCTGTAAACGATTGTAACGTTTCATCCCATCCATCTCCGAGGATCCCATCGTGTACTTTTTGTATCCCACCCCCCCCTATGCCTTGCTGGTGGCTGGTCTCTTAGCCGGGTTAGCCTGTGGTTTTGCCTTTGCCACCACCCTCAAGTCCGCCGTGAGATCCTGGGCCGCTACGGATCAACAAACTGGCTTAGCCAAATCAACCCTCGGCTTGTCTCTGCAAGTGCCCTACGCAGGCATGATGGGGGGGATTTGCTTCTTCTTAAGTTGTGGTGTCCAAATTTTCGGGGTTGGGGGCAAGGTTGCCTATGGCATTGCCATTGTCCTCACCTTGTTCACGGCCCAACTGGTGTGGAAACAACTGAGCAGCATGTTGCAGCAAATTGAAGAGAATGGCTTTGGTTCCCTGGATCTAGAGGATATGTTTTAAGGCTATGGACACCCCACTCACCTTAGATTGGTCCCAGGGACTGGACTTCTCCACCCTTTTCGATCTCTCCAACCTTTTTGTCTTGCCTTTTTGGATCCTGATGATTGTGGTGCCCCAGCGGCAGTTCAGTCGCCGAATTTTGGGATCCCTGATTCCCTTTGTGGTTCTGGTCTTGCTTTATCTGTACTTTCTCAGCGGTAGCCTCAACGCCGAAACGGCCCAAGCCCTGTCTAATCCGAAGTTGGCGGATATTGCCCGCTTTTTTAGTGATGAAGCCGCTGCCGCCACCGGTTGGACCCACTTTTTAGTCATGGACCTCTTTGTGGGGCGCTGGATCTACTGGGAAGGACAACGCACCGGTATTTGGACGCGCCATTCCATTGCCCTCTGTTTGTTTGCCGGACCCTTTGGCTTGCTCTCCCATATTGTGACCCAGTGGATTGCGACGGCGATCGCGGCCCGGAAACCAGAACCCCAAAGCGCCACCTAATCCCAAGGCCAACTTGCCCCTGCAACAGCAGAAGGCCAGGAACACTACGCCCAAGGGGGCAGGAGAGACCATGGCCTGGGAATCTCTAGGGGAGAGACCCAGCCTCACGGCTAAAACCCCATCCCCCTAAGCTGCCAGGGGCGATACTCCATCGCCTTATTTCCCTTTTTCCCAGCCCTCCACTGTCACCTTGATCCCACCGCCCAAGTAGTTGGCGATCGCGTCGCCTAACTTTTCCTCCACGCTCTTGGGCTTATCTTTCTTGTGCAACTCTTGCCAATGGCCATAGAACGCCAAAACCGCTACGATCACGATGCCGAAGGATAGATCCATGATGTTTTTCCTCTGTAGACTCTGTAGGCTGGAGTTTCTAGCCAGGGGCAGACTCCAGTTGTCGCGTTTTTTTAACTCTGTACTTGGGGTACCGCAGGTTTAGGCTCTGCGGTGTCAGCCATGGAAAGATTACGGTCTCGGAGGGTGATGTAGTGCATCAATCCCTAACCATATGGATATGGAGTTATACAGTCACCTGTCCATGGCTCGAAGGTATAACTCAATAGGTCGCGTAATGTCGAATAAAATTACGTTTTTTGACAATTTTAGCCGTAAATTATTACATTTTGTGTAGAGAGTCCTGTTTGCGCTGGATGGCATCTGAACCCGTCACTTCCCTGGCTCTCCCTCATTGCCTAGCTGGGTTTCCCCTTAAAGCGGGACAAGATTAACGAAACAGTGGGGCGCTTTAAACCCCACTGTCTCGGCTTAAGTTGATACCCCTAGCTGATTCCCCCTACCCTCCATCGTTTCCCCCATGGCCAGAACCGCGATCGGCATTCGCACCGCCCAGGAACGCACCGAACGGCTCCAAGGGCAAATCCACGTCTACGACGGCACGGGTAAAGGTAAATCCCAAGCAGCCTTGGGGGTGGTCTTACGCTCCATTGGCTTGGGCATTGCCAGCAACCAACCGACGCGGGTGCTGTTGTTGCGCTTTCTCAAGGGACCCGGTCGCACCTATGACGAAGATGCTGCCATTGCTGCTCTCCAACAGGGGTTTCCCCACCTGATCGACCAAGTGCGCACGGGACGGGCGGAGTTTTTTGGTCCTGAGGCGATTACTGCCTTCGATCGCCGAGAAGCCCAGCGGGGTTGGGATGTGGCCAAAGGAGCCATCTCCTCTGGTCTCTATTCTGTCGTTGTTTTAGACGAGCTAAACCCGGTGTTGGATTTGGGACTGCTACCCGTGGAGGAAGTGGTTTCCACCCTGCGCCGTAAGCCCGAACACCTGGAAATCATCGCCACGGGCCGCAGTGTGGCTCCCCAATTATTGGACATTGCCGATCTGCACTCCGAGATGAAGGCCCACTACCATGTGACGGCTCAGGTTTCCGGAATTTCTGGTATTGAAATTTATACGGGCGACGGCAAAGGTAAATCCACCAGCGCCCTCGGCAAGGCGCTCCAAGCCATTGGCAAAGGCATTAGTCAGGATAAATCCCACCGGGTCTTGATTTTGCAGTGGTTAAAGGGGGGCAGTGGCTACACGGAGGATAGTGCCATTGCGGCGCTGCAACAGAGTTATCCCTCGCTGGTGGACCACCAGCGATCGGGTCGGGATGCCATTGTTTGGCGGGGACAACAGCAGGAGATTGATTATGTGGAGGCAGAACGGGCCTGGGAAATGGCCCACACGGCGATCGCCTCCGGATTGTATAAAACCATTATTCTGGACGAACTGAACCCTACCGTAGACCTGGAACTGTTACCCCAGGAACCCATTGTCCAAGCCCTACTGCGCAAACCCCTAGACACCCAAGTGATTATTACGGGACGCTGTAAAACCATTCCCGCCTATTTTGATTTAGCCGATGTCCACTCAGAAATGATCTGCCACAAACACTATGCAGAAAAAGGCATCGATCTCAAACGGGGCGTGGACTTTTAGGGCCAGCCTAGGTTGGGTTTATGGGTTGATGGGTTGGGGATATCCCCACAAGCTCTCTCCTGCGGGTTTCCGCTCTAGGGGGATTGTCGAGTTGTGGGATTGTCGAGTTATGGGATTGTCGAGTTGTACTCGACCTCCTTAAGCCGACTACAAGTCGGCTCTCCCAGGGGGATTGTCGAGTTGTGGGATTGTCGAGTTGTACTCGACCTCCTCAAGCCGACTACAAGTCGGCGTTGGAGTTTTGTACTAGGGCACCGTGGGAAAGCGCATGGGGTGACGTTCAAAGAAGGCTTTGGGGAGGCGCACTAAACGATAGGCACCGGCATCGCCGAGAATCTCATAATCGGAGGGTTGTAGCCCTAGCCTGGGCAGGCGATCGGGTTGGGACACCATTAAAAACGTATCTGGATCGGCCTGGGACAAAATCGGGCCATAAATATAACGGAGACTGGTGTTATACCACCGGGTTAAGGTAATGGGCGATCGGGTATAAAACACCAAACTCGGCTTCTCGAACCCGATCATCATCACCGCCTCCTGGGGTTTTTGTTCCTCGACAATAATCTGGGCCAACTGCCGCAGGGGCAACTGGCGATGGCTATCCATCAGACTGGCCGTCGGTAACAGGGTCCCGAGAACCAACACCACCATTCCCGCCAGATTAATCCACCAGAGTTTTTGGCCCTGGCCCTGCCATAGCCCCCAGGCAATGGCTAACCCTGTGACCCCAAAGGTAATCCCGCCCCGGGCCAATAGACTGGACTGCTGGAGGGCTAGGGGAAAGTCAGGCATGGCCGGGTCATGAATGGTGGTGGCGATCCAGCCATAGGCGGAAAAGAAGACCCCCCCCAGCACCAGAAAGAGCAAGCCATTGAGGATCCCCAGCACCAGAACCGATCGGGGTAGAGGGGGGCGATCGGCCCGCGATCGCTGCCCCAGATCCTGCCAAAATAAGGCCACCAGAATCGCCGCCGCAGGCATCAAAGGCAGGACATAGCTGGGTAATTTCGTTACGGCAACGGTGAAGAACCCGAAAATCCCCAGGAACCAGAACCCGGCAAATAGCCCCAACTGGTCCTGGCGTGGGGTCTGTTGCCAGCGTCGCCATTGCCACAGCCGCAGCCGCCCCAGCGCCATGGGCAAATACAACGACCAGGGGGCAAAGCCCACCAGAACCACCAACCCATAAAAATACCAGGGGGCAGAGTGGCTATTAACCACATGGGTAAAGCGTTCAAAGTTGTGATAGCCAAAGAAGGCATCGATGTAGGCTTGGCCGTTGGCTTGAATCACCAGGACAAACCAGGGCACCGTCACCAGGGCGATCCAGGCTAGTCCTTTGAGGGGAAAGGCTTCTTGCAGGACAGCCCACAACTGGCCGGTGTAGATCAAAAAAGTGACGATGATCAAACCGGGTAAGACAATACCCACGGGTCCCTTGGTCAAAACCGCTAAGGCAATGGCGGTATAGGATGCCCAGTACCAGGGTGCCTTATGCGCAACGGCTCCATAACCCATAAAGAAACACAACAGCGCCCCATCCATGCAGCCCGTCAGCAACATATCGGAGACCCCGGTGCGCCCCCAGGCAATCATTTCACCGTTGAAGGCCATCAAGGCCGTGGCTATCCACACCGCAGGCCAGGTGCTGCTGAGGGTGCCGGAAACCGTCGATCGCGGCAAGCGTCCATACCGGCGCACTGCATAGGCCGCCAGAGCAATTAACCCCACCGCCGCCAGGGCTGAGGGCAGGCGCACCGACCACTCATTGACCCCCAACACCTGGTAGGCCAAGGCCATCAACCAATAAATCAAGGGGGGCTTATCAAACCGGGTGACCTCGTTAAAGTAGGGGGTCACCCAGTCTTGGCGCACCAACATTTGGCGGGCGGCTTCGGCAAAGAGGGGTTCGGTTTCATCGACTAAGCCAATGCTGCCCAGGTGCCAGAGATAGGCAATGCCGGTGAGGAGGGCGATCCACAGACTCGTCCACCCCCAACCCCGCCGGGGGTATTGCTCCCAGTGGTGCCAGATCTGTCCCCTACTGCCCCTGGGGGGTGACGGGTGATCCTCAGGGGGGTTGGTTGGGGGGTTGGTTGGGGGGTTGGTTGGGTTCAGGGCTGACGGTGCGGGCCAGGGCGGTGCCGGTGGTGGATCGACCGGGAGCGCATCAATCGGGGGCGCATTGACCGGAAGCGGATCTAAGGGTGAGGGAGTGGGATCCAATGGGGTTTCGCTGTGGGGGTTGATCCCATCCACTGCTTGATCATGCTCTGCCATAGTGCTACCAATTCTGTGAACCGTCCCAATCCCAATCATCATTGGGGGGGCGTGACGATCGCCCTGGGGAGTCTGGGGTGGGGGGACGGCGATCGCGGTTGCCGCCTTCCGGGGCGGGGGGGCTGAATCCTGGGGGGGAATAATCACCCGATAGTCCACATCGTAAATGGCATCGGGCTGTCCGGCTTGGGGGTTGTTGAGGTAGGCGGGGGGACTGGGGGGGCGATCGCGGGCTGCCGCTGGTGGTGCTGGCTCGGCGGCCTGGGTTCTGCCACGGCGGGATGAGGTGTAGCGGTACGAGTAACCCGACCCAGAGCGTTGAACCGTGGGGGGGGGCTGAGGGGCTTCATAACTGCGCCCGGAACTGCGATCGGCGGGGGGACGATCGGCCCTTGGGCGATCGGAGCCTGCTGTGGGATCCGATGACTGACTTGATGTTTGACTCGGTGCCTGCCTCGATGCCTGCCTCGATGCCTGTCTCGGTGCTTGAACCTTGGGATCCTCCCGCTGTTCCGTTGCACCAGTGGATCCAGGGGTACGGTCTGGATCATCGGTGGTCAGGCTATCGGCGTTGGCGGCGTTGACGCTGGGGGGGGCACCGGATGCACTGCCCTCCCTATCCAGGTCAGCCCAATCATTATCGGGGTTGGGGCGATCGCCCCAGTCGTCCCAGTCTTCTGGATTCCCGGTGTCACTGGGGGTTGACCCCTGGCTTGGATTATTTTGAGTCCGAGGAGGGGCTGGGTTGGGGGTTGGCTGCGATCGGGCCTTGGGGCTTGACTCCCCAGAAGTCCCGCCAGGAGTCACCACTGCCGCCGTCGCTTCCACGACCCGTTGCCAGGGGGACGATCGGGCCGACGATCGTGCTTCGGACGCGGGACTAGGGCTAGGGGTACCCCCGTTAACCCAGTTATCCAACACCGCCTCATCCTCATCCCACGGTTCCACAAATTGGGCATCTCGGACCCAGCTACCCCCTGTTCGCCCGCGACGGGTCTCGGCGGCATCAGATCGCAAGGGTGAGGGTTGCGATCGAGGACGGATCACCTGCACCGCCCCTTGGCTAGCTCCCTGAAACAACCCCTGCCACACCACCGCCGTAATCGATCCCGCCACTGTCGCCAACGCCATCCACACCACCAACGGCAACGGACGGGACACAAAGCCGAGAAAGGTGAGGGACAGGGACGGGGAAAAATTACTGAGCAAGAAGATCAACAGCCCCCCTAACCCCAGGGCAAGGCTAAGCCCTTGCACCAGGGATAGATCAGGCCACAGCGCAGGCCCAACCCTGGGGCGGTTACCGGAGGCGCGAGGTTCAGAGGCGCGAGTATTAACGGAGCGGGAACCGGAATCTCTCATGGCCTTGGGTTTGCCTCCCCATACTGGCTTTGGGCATCAACGTCGGTGGGGTGGGGTTGGGGGGAGTCTATCTCATCTATCTCAGCAGGATCCATCTCCGAGGCCATGGGACGACCCTGCCACCGTCG
Encoded here:
- a CDS encoding cob(I)yrinic acid a,c-diamide adenosyltransferase, whose product is MARTAIGIRTAQERTERLQGQIHVYDGTGKGKSQAALGVVLRSIGLGIASNQPTRVLLLRFLKGPGRTYDEDAAIAALQQGFPHLIDQVRTGRAEFFGPEAITAFDRREAQRGWDVAKGAISSGLYSVVVLDELNPVLDLGLLPVEEVVSTLRRKPEHLEIIATGRSVAPQLLDIADLHSEMKAHYHVTAQVSGISGIEIYTGDGKGKSTSALGKALQAIGKGISQDKSHRVLILQWLKGGSGYTEDSAIAALQQSYPSLVDHQRSGRDAIVWRGQQQEIDYVEAERAWEMAHTAIASGLYKTIILDELNPTVDLELLPQEPIVQALLRKPLDTQVIITGRCKTIPAYFDLADVHSEMICHKHYAEKGIDLKRGVDF
- a CDS encoding ABA4-like family protein, which gives rise to MDTPLTLDWSQGLDFSTLFDLSNLFVLPFWILMIVVPQRQFSRRILGSLIPFVVLVLLYLYFLSGSLNAETAQALSNPKLADIARFFSDEAAAATGWTHFLVMDLFVGRWIYWEGQRTGIWTRHSIALCLFAGPFGLLSHIVTQWIATAIAARKPEPQSAT
- a CDS encoding glycosyltransferase family 39 protein — protein: MRDSGSRSVNTRASEPRASGNRPRVGPALWPDLSLVQGLSLALGLGGLLIFLLSNFSPSLSLTFLGFVSRPLPLVVWMALATVAGSITAVVWQGLFQGASQGAVQVIRPRSQPSPLRSDAAETRRGRTGGSWVRDAQFVEPWDEDEAVLDNWVNGGTPSPSPASEARSSARSSPWQRVVEATAAVVTPGGTSGESSPKARSQPTPNPAPPRTQNNPSQGSTPSDTGNPEDWDDWGDRPNPDNDWADLDREGSASGAPPSVNAANADSLTTDDPDRTPGSTGATEQREDPKVQAPRQASRQASRQAPSQTSSQSSDPTAGSDRPRADRPPADRSSGRSYEAPQPPPTVQRSGSGYSYRYTSSRRGRTQAAEPAPPAAARDRPPSPPAYLNNPQAGQPDAIYDVDYRVIIPPQDSAPPPRKAATAIAVPPPQTPQGDRHAPPMMIGIGTVHRIGSTMAEHDQAVDGINPHSETPLDPTPSPLDPLPVNAPPIDALPVDPPPAPPWPAPSALNPTNPPTNPPTNPPEDHPSPPRGSRGQIWHHWEQYPRRGWGWTSLWIALLTGIAYLWHLGSIGLVDETEPLFAEAARQMLVRQDWVTPYFNEVTRFDKPPLIYWLMALAYQVLGVNEWSVRLPSALAAVGLIALAAYAVRRYGRLPRSTVSGTLSSTWPAVWIATALMAFNGEMIAWGRTGVSDMLLTGCMDGALLCFFMGYGAVAHKAPWYWASYTAIALAVLTKGPVGIVLPGLIIVTFLIYTGQLWAVLQEAFPLKGLAWIALVTVPWFVLVIQANGQAYIDAFFGYHNFERFTHVVNSHSAPWYFYGLVVLVGFAPWSLYLPMALGRLRLWQWRRWQQTPRQDQLGLFAGFWFLGIFGFFTVAVTKLPSYVLPLMPAAAILVALFWQDLGQRSRADRPPLPRSVLVLGILNGLLFLVLGGVFFSAYGWIATTIHDPAMPDFPLALQQSSLLARGGITFGVTGLAIAWGLWQGQGQKLWWINLAGMVVLVLGTLLPTASLMDSHRQLPLRQLAQIIVEEQKPQEAVMMIGFEKPSLVFYTRSPITLTRWYNTSLRYIYGPILSQADPDTFLMVSQPDRLPRLGLQPSDYEILGDAGAYRLVRLPKAFFERHPMRFPTVP